Genomic window (Betaproteobacteria bacterium):
CGGCGCACACTGGCGTCCGCTTAGGGTTTTGCTGGCGCGGGCGCAGCCAGCCGATTCGCGGCCGTATCGGGAGTTCTTCCGCGCGCACGTTCGGTTCAACAGCGACCACACCGGGCTGCACATTTCCGCGCATCTCATGGATCGACCCCTGGCCGGGGCCGATCCGCACGTCCTGCGCGCCCTGCAGGCTCAGATCGACGCGGCGACCGCGGCGGACCTCGTCGTGCGGCTACATCGTGCACTGCGCCTTCTGCTTCTTTACGGCGACAGCTCGGGCGACCATGTCGCCCAGCAGCTCACGATGCACCGGCGAACGCTCAACCGGCGGCTGCAGGCGCAGGGCACCACGTTTCAGGAGGTCCTCGATGGCGTGCGCTGGGAGATCGCCCGTCAACTGCTGGCGAATACCTCTGTTTCTCTGCACGAGGTAGCTGCGGCGACGGGCTACGCGGACACCAGCACCTTCGTGCGCGCGTTCCGCCGCTGGAGCGGCGGCACGACTCCGGCTAAGTGGCGAGACGACCAGGGGACGCAAACAGCGTTGAGAAGCTAGCGCCGAGCCTGTCCCAGGAGCAGCGCGAGCGGCACCAGCACGATCACCTGGACGAGGAAAAACACCGCGGCAAATGCCGCGATGTCGACTCGCCCGAATGCGGCGACGGCAAGCAGACTCGCGACCGCCATGTTGCGCGCAGGAAAACCGAACAGGAGTGCGCGTCGCTCCGTGACTTCGTCCGATGCGAACCGACCGAGCAGCCACCCCGCCGCGAGCAGCACGCCAGTGAACAGCGCCGCGGTCTGCAGCAGGAAGACGAGCTGATCCCGGATCAGCGTTATCTGATCCGTAATGATGAA
Coding sequences:
- a CDS encoding AraC family transcriptional regulator, with product MKQSAAASGWTAALAGATEQWTQRVGALSFVPGLLRQLGVAPEPLLASGGLAPTALDHPDNRVPYSAVGRLFAESARRAGRPEFGLLAGRLWTLEHMGLVGQLMRHSPTLGDALRTLSVYHRLNSEGGAVFLRRDGDTVTLGYAIFQPRLEGVGHLYDGVMACGCNFVRELVGAHWRPLRVLLARAQPADSRPYREFFRAHVRFNSDHTGLHISAHLMDRPLAGADPHVLRALQAQIDAATAADLVVRLHRALRLLLLYGDSSGDHVAQQLTMHRRTLNRRLQAQGTTFQEVLDGVRWEIARQLLANTSVSLHEVAAATGYADTSTFVRAFRRWSGGTTPAKWRDDQGTQTALRS